A single region of the Streptomyces diastaticus subsp. diastaticus genome encodes:
- a CDS encoding MFS transporter, whose protein sequence is MESTVTVDPSGHRPDKRPGYGQLLRTPGAWTFLLPGFAARLPFAMLTISLVLLVQHTTGSYGVAGAVAAVAGVAMALLAPQAGKLADRFGQRAVLVPGVLLHSAAVALLTVLALTDAPLWTLFAAAVPTGASVPQIGPMVRARWAARLGDTPLAGTAAAFESVTDELTFVLGPVIATALCTGVHPAAGLAAEGALSLVGGLLFAAQRATQPEVTPRTAAGRDAGTSRSALSLAGVRVLAIAFLGIGTVFGGLQVSLTAFAEEAGHPGVNGLLYGIFAAGNTLAGIVYGVVAWSAPPQRRLLVGYAALAVTASTLWAMPSLAPLAVAGLLTGLCVAPSLITGYTLIDSLVPPGSRTEAFTWLTGAVALGQAGAVTASGALADAFGARAGFAVPLGGTVLALLVLVGLRSRLVPRTGGAGRGPVASGGTGRGIGHRTPAAVD, encoded by the coding sequence TCGCGGCCCGGCTGCCGTTCGCGATGCTGACGATCTCCTTGGTGCTGCTGGTGCAGCACACCACCGGCTCCTACGGCGTGGCCGGCGCGGTCGCCGCCGTCGCCGGTGTCGCCATGGCGCTGCTCGCCCCGCAGGCGGGCAAGCTCGCCGACCGCTTCGGGCAGCGCGCCGTGCTCGTCCCCGGTGTGCTCCTGCACTCGGCGGCGGTCGCGCTGCTGACCGTGCTGGCTCTGACGGATGCCCCCCTGTGGACGCTTTTCGCGGCGGCGGTGCCGACCGGCGCCTCGGTGCCGCAGATCGGGCCGATGGTCCGCGCGCGGTGGGCGGCCCGGCTCGGCGACACCCCGCTCGCGGGCACGGCGGCCGCCTTCGAGTCGGTCACCGACGAGTTGACCTTCGTCCTCGGCCCGGTGATCGCCACGGCGCTGTGCACCGGCGTGCACCCGGCGGCCGGGCTGGCCGCCGAGGGCGCCCTCTCGCTGGTCGGCGGCCTCCTCTTCGCGGCCCAGCGCGCCACCCAGCCCGAGGTCACCCCCCGCACGGCCGCCGGCCGCGACGCCGGGACCTCCCGCTCGGCCCTCTCCCTCGCCGGCGTCCGCGTCCTCGCCATCGCCTTCCTCGGTATCGGCACGGTCTTCGGCGGCCTCCAGGTCTCCCTGACCGCCTTCGCCGAGGAGGCCGGCCACCCGGGCGTGAACGGCCTGCTCTACGGCATCTTCGCGGCGGGCAACACCCTCGCCGGCATCGTCTACGGCGTGGTCGCCTGGTCGGCTCCGCCGCAGCGCCGCCTCCTCGTCGGCTACGCCGCTCTCGCCGTCACCGCCTCCACGCTGTGGGCGATGCCCTCGCTGGCGCCGCTGGCCGTGGCGGGGCTGCTGACCGGCCTGTGCGTGGCGCCGTCCCTGATCACCGGTTACACGCTGATCGACAGCCTGGTCCCGCCGGGCTCGCGTACGGAGGCGTTCACCTGGCTGACCGGCGCGGTCGCTCTCGGCCAGGCCGGGGCGGTCACCGCCTCGGGGGCGCTGGCCGACGCCTTCGGAGCACGGGCCGGGTTCGCGGTGCCGCTGGGCGGGACGGTGCTGGCCCTGCTCGTACTGGTGGGCCTGCGTTCCCGGCTGGTGCCCCGGACCGGCGGCGCGGGCCGCGGGCCGGTGGCGTCCGGGGGAACGGGGCGTGGTATCGGTCACCGAACCCCGGCGGCAGTGGACTGA
- a CDS encoding FmdB family zinc ribbon protein, whose protein sequence is MPTYQYQCTECGEGLEAVQKFTDDALTVCPSCEGRLKKVFSAVGIVFKGSGFYRNDSRGSSSSGAPGSSSKPAEKSEKPEKATSGSSSSSSSEKAGSSSGSSSSSSGSGSSGSGSGSSSTSTATA, encoded by the coding sequence GTGCCGACGTATCAGTACCAGTGCACCGAGTGCGGCGAGGGCCTCGAGGCGGTGCAGAAGTTCACGGACGACGCGCTGACCGTGTGCCCCAGCTGCGAGGGCCGCCTGAAGAAGGTGTTCTCGGCCGTCGGTATCGTCTTCAAGGGTTCCGGCTTCTACCGCAACGACAGCCGGGGCTCCTCGTCGAGCGGCGCCCCCGGCTCGTCGTCGAAGCCCGCGGAGAAGTCCGAGAAGCCGGAGAAGGCCACCTCCGGGTCGTCTTCCTCGTCCTCCTCGGAGAAGGCCGGGTCCTCCTCCGGCTCGTCGTCGTCCTCGTCCGGGTCGGGGTCCTCCGGCTCTGGCTCTGGCTCCAGCTCCACCAGCACGGCCACCGCCTGA
- a CDS encoding S-methyl-5'-thioadenosine phosphorylase: protein MVNTAQATADGDTAYRAEIGVIGGSGFYSFLDEVTEVQVDTPYGAPSDSLFLGEVAGRRVAFLPRHGRAHHLPPHRINYRANLWALRSVGVRQVLGPCAVGGLRPEYGPGTLLIPDQFVDRTKSRVQSYYDGLPVEDPRAPGGERVPEVVHVSLADPYCPAGRKAALRAAQGRRWEAVDGGTLVVVEGPRFSTRAESLWHQAQGWSVVGMTGHPEAALARELELCYTSLTLVTDLDAGAETGEGVSHDEVLGVFAANIERLRAVLFDTVAALPAGPERACLCARALGGRETGIGLP from the coding sequence ATGGTGAACACGGCGCAGGCGACGGCGGACGGCGACACGGCGTACCGGGCGGAGATCGGGGTCATCGGCGGGTCGGGGTTCTACTCCTTCCTCGACGAGGTGACCGAGGTCCAGGTCGACACCCCCTACGGAGCCCCCAGCGACTCCCTCTTCCTCGGCGAGGTCGCCGGGCGGCGGGTCGCCTTCCTCCCCCGGCACGGCCGGGCCCACCACCTGCCGCCGCACCGCATCAACTACCGCGCCAACCTGTGGGCACTGCGCTCGGTGGGCGTACGCCAGGTCCTCGGGCCGTGCGCGGTCGGCGGACTCCGCCCGGAGTACGGGCCCGGCACGCTGCTGATCCCCGACCAGTTCGTGGACCGCACCAAGAGCCGCGTCCAGTCGTACTACGACGGTCTGCCCGTCGAGGACCCCCGGGCGCCCGGCGGGGAGCGCGTACCCGAGGTGGTCCACGTGTCGCTGGCCGACCCCTACTGCCCGGCCGGACGCAAGGCCGCGCTGCGGGCGGCCCAGGGGCGCCGCTGGGAGGCCGTCGACGGGGGGACCCTCGTCGTCGTGGAGGGGCCGCGCTTCTCGACCCGCGCGGAATCGCTCTGGCACCAGGCGCAGGGCTGGTCGGTGGTGGGGATGACCGGCCACCCGGAAGCCGCCCTCGCTCGCGAACTGGAGCTCTGCTACACCTCCCTCACCCTCGTCACCGACCTCGACGCGGGTGCCGAGACCGGCGAGGGCGTCTCCCACGACGAGGTCCTCGGCGTCTTCGCGGCCAACATCGAACGCCTGCGCGCGGTCCTCTTCGACACGGTCGCGGCGCTCCCGGCGGGGCCGGAGCGCGCGTGCCTGTGCGCGCGTGCGCTCGGGGGGCGGGAGACGGGGATCGGCCTGCCGTAG
- a CDS encoding RcpC/CpaB family pilus assembly protein: MPGFLEPQRLPEAEGAGSAAARASASAAGPGSGPRDSSGAASDAGSGSAAGTASGGRFVAAPVRLADGGTAGLLRAGDRVDVLAAMPAAAGGGPGNRARRIATCAEVLRVPGGPAPKEPRKEEDATAAPWPGFGTTGGDSEGALILLRVRRATAEALAGATAGPTAPAGTAESGRLVVAVC, translated from the coding sequence ATGCCCGGGTTTCTGGAGCCGCAGCGGCTCCCTGAGGCCGAGGGAGCGGGGAGCGCCGCCGCCCGGGCGTCGGCGAGCGCTGCCGGTCCCGGTTCCGGTCCTCGTGACAGTTCCGGTGCCGCTTCCGACGCCGGGAGCGGTTCGGCTGCGGGCACCGCTTCCGGCGGCCGTTTCGTCGCGGCACCCGTGCGGCTGGCCGACGGCGGTACGGCGGGACTCCTGCGAGCAGGCGACCGGGTGGACGTGCTGGCGGCCATGCCCGCCGCTGCCGGCGGCGGACCCGGAAACAGGGCCCGTCGAATCGCCACCTGCGCGGAGGTCCTGCGAGTGCCGGGAGGCCCCGCGCCCAAGGAGCCCCGGAAGGAGGAGGACGCCACGGCAGCGCCTTGGCCCGGCTTCGGCACCACCGGCGGCGACTCCGAAGGGGCGCTGATCCTCCTGCGGGTGCGCCGCGCGACGGCGGAGGCGTTGGCCGGTGCGACGGCGGGACCTACGGCACCCGCCGGAACCGCAGAGAGCGGCCGACTGGTGGTGGCGGTGTGCTGA
- the mscL gene encoding large conductance mechanosensitive channel protein MscL — protein sequence MSEKKEPSLLDGFKAFLMRGNVIDLAVAVVIGAAFTKIVNSVVEGIINPLVGAIGTQDLNRYSSCLDGPCSYNQETGEVVKGIPIMWGNVLSATLSFLITAAVVYFLMVLPMAKYLARQAARKAEKEGVAETLEVSELEVLKEIRDELVAQRSGTGNTGPAPREDGPGTTGPQPPQG from the coding sequence GTGAGCGAGAAGAAGGAACCGAGCCTCCTGGACGGCTTCAAGGCGTTCCTGATGCGCGGAAACGTGATCGACCTGGCGGTCGCGGTGGTCATCGGTGCCGCGTTCACCAAGATCGTGAACTCCGTGGTCGAGGGCATCATCAACCCCCTGGTGGGCGCGATCGGCACCCAGGACCTGAACCGCTACAGCTCCTGTCTCGACGGCCCGTGCAGCTACAACCAGGAGACCGGCGAGGTCGTCAAGGGCATCCCGATCATGTGGGGCAACGTCCTCAGCGCCACCCTGAGCTTCCTCATCACGGCAGCCGTCGTCTACTTCCTCATGGTCCTGCCGATGGCGAAGTACCTGGCCCGTCAGGCCGCCCGCAAGGCGGAGAAGGAGGGCGTCGCCGAGACCCTGGAGGTCAGCGAGCTGGAGGTGCTGAAGGAGATCCGGGACGAGCTGGTCGCCCAGCGCTCCGGGACCGGGAACACCGGTCCGGCTCCCCGCGAGGACGGGCCCGGCACCACCGGACCGCAGCCTCCGCAGGGCTGA
- a CDS encoding radical SAM protein, whose product MTALLGRDTPARPGAGYPPGNGAATPAGVATRRPVNGSVHSWHLSFGKDGPGTRFTVLLAGCPLQCVYCLHPDTVRTRNGRRTSADEVLTEAARHRPLIETGGGLTVSGGEPLLQPVFAGELLHRFKHELGCHTVLGTSGFLGARAGDALLRDVDLVLLDIRSSHPEICRRVTGRHLGPTLTFARRLAGLGREVRVRFVLVPGLTDAEENITGAARFAASLGNVTGVDVLPCGRPGERGTRPTGRGTPARHVRVPTEEQLGTARAIFAAEGLNTA is encoded by the coding sequence ATGACCGCACTGCTCGGCAGAGACACCCCCGCACGACCCGGCGCCGGGTACCCGCCGGGCAACGGTGCGGCCACCCCGGCAGGCGTCGCCACGCGGCGGCCGGTCAACGGCTCCGTCCACTCGTGGCACCTGTCCTTTGGCAAGGACGGCCCCGGCACCCGTTTCACCGTGCTGCTCGCGGGGTGCCCCCTCCAGTGCGTGTACTGCCTCCACCCGGACACGGTGCGGACGCGCAACGGGCGCCGTACCTCCGCCGACGAGGTCCTCACCGAGGCCGCGCGGCACCGGCCGCTCATCGAGACGGGCGGCGGCCTCACGGTCAGCGGCGGCGAACCGCTGCTCCAGCCCGTCTTCGCCGGGGAACTCCTGCACCGCTTCAAGCACGAGCTCGGCTGCCACACCGTGCTCGGCACCTCCGGGTTCCTCGGCGCGAGGGCGGGTGACGCCCTGCTGCGCGACGTCGACCTGGTCCTTCTCGACATCAGGTCCTCGCACCCCGAGATCTGCCGACGGGTGACCGGGCGTCACCTGGGACCGACCCTCACCTTCGCCCGCCGCCTCGCCGGCCTCGGCCGAGAGGTCAGGGTCCGCTTCGTGCTCGTCCCCGGGCTGACCGACGCAGAGGAGAACATCACCGGTGCAGCCCGCTTCGCCGCCTCCCTCGGCAACGTCACCGGCGTGGACGTTCTGCCCTGCGGCCGGCCCGGTGAGAGGGGGACGCGGCCGACCGGCCGCGGCACTCCGGCGCGCCACGTCCGCGTCCCCACCGAGGAGCAGCTCGGCACCGCCCGGGCGATCTTCGCCGCCGAGGGGCTGAACACCGCCTGA
- a CDS encoding P1 family peptidase yields MTRPPDPSATGTGEGGPDQATPARPPAPPAPVPGPRDALTDVAGLRVGHATRRGGGWLSGTTVVLAEPGGAVAAVDVRGGGPGTRETDALDPRNLVQRVEAVVLTGGSAFGLDAASGVTAWLEEQGRGVRVGPAPYQVVPVVPAACLFDLGRGGDWRARPEAALGREAAERAAAGGRVEQGVVGAGTGAVAGGMKGGVGTASLRLPSGHTVAALVVVNAVGSVCDPATGVLYGRYFAQRPGPGGRAVWPSAKVHERAQGRLAAAVAETERRGAPTVRPDGEAATAHDAPPPGRPPLNTTIAVVATDAGLTRAQAQKLAGTSHDGLARAVRPVHLLHDGDTVFTLATGVRPIAGGAVNDVLAAGADAMTRAIVKAVLAAESVETPAGVFPSYRDLYGDLAPPT; encoded by the coding sequence ATGACGCGACCACCTGACCCCTCGGCCACCGGCACCGGCGAAGGCGGGCCGGACCAGGCCACACCGGCCCGGCCCCCCGCACCCCCGGCCCCGGTGCCCGGACCGCGGGACGCGCTCACGGATGTGGCGGGGTTGCGGGTCGGCCACGCCACGCGCCGGGGCGGCGGCTGGCTCTCGGGCACCACGGTGGTGCTCGCCGAGCCGGGCGGAGCGGTGGCCGCCGTGGACGTGCGCGGCGGGGGACCCGGGACGCGGGAGACCGACGCGCTCGACCCGCGCAACCTCGTGCAGCGGGTGGAGGCGGTGGTGCTGACGGGCGGTTCGGCGTTCGGGCTGGACGCCGCCTCGGGGGTGACGGCCTGGCTGGAGGAACAGGGCCGGGGCGTACGGGTGGGGCCTGCTCCGTACCAGGTGGTTCCGGTGGTTCCGGCGGCCTGTCTCTTCGACCTGGGGCGCGGCGGCGACTGGCGGGCACGTCCGGAGGCGGCGCTCGGACGGGAAGCGGCGGAGCGGGCGGCGGCCGGCGGCCGGGTGGAGCAGGGCGTGGTCGGCGCGGGCACCGGAGCGGTCGCGGGCGGGATGAAGGGCGGCGTGGGGACGGCGAGTCTGCGCCTGCCCTCGGGCCACACGGTGGCGGCGCTGGTGGTGGTGAACGCGGTGGGTTCGGTGTGCGACCCGGCTACGGGGGTGCTGTACGGCAGGTACTTCGCTCAGCGGCCCGGGCCGGGCGGCCGGGCGGTGTGGCCGTCCGCGAAGGTGCACGAGCGGGCGCAGGGCCGGTTGGCCGCGGCGGTCGCGGAAACCGAGCGGCGCGGGGCACCGACGGTGCGGCCCGACGGCGAGGCGGCCACGGCGCACGACGCTCCACCGCCTGGGCGCCCGCCGCTCAACACGACGATCGCCGTGGTGGCCACCGATGCCGGGCTGACCCGCGCGCAGGCCCAGAAGCTGGCCGGGACCTCGCACGACGGGCTGGCGCGGGCGGTGCGGCCGGTGCACCTGCTGCACGACGGGGACACGGTGTTCACCCTGGCCACCGGAGTCAGGCCGATCGCGGGGGGCGCGGTGAACGACGTACTGGCCGCCGGAGCCGACGCCATGACACGGGCCATCGTCAAGGCGGTCCTGGCGGCGGAGTCGGTGGAGACACCGGCGGGCGTCTTCCCCTCGTACCGCGACCTGTACGGAGACCTTGCTCCGCCCACCTGA
- a CDS encoding DUF6227 family protein — protein sequence MSVPYETCGTHEAFESPYACLQRLLARTLNSFELPDETLSRLDTALAYDSSLHSAAHHSDGRRRETYRHVWLVADGSAVVLWELTHNTAPDGQLHHEVYTDLEELRIATARLPLPSAEHEALEAPPLVVDDSAAEPLPEREYEWGDSPDHARRVLRRAENPDRPGEEVAGLLAGAFAHQITQAFGRLDPLRGRRPGFSLYEHAFLLADGREVSLWEVEHTATPDGRHMCEVYETEAAAQSAMERRAASL from the coding sequence TTGAGCGTTCCGTACGAGACATGTGGGACCCACGAGGCATTCGAGTCGCCGTACGCCTGCCTTCAGCGACTGCTCGCCCGCACCCTCAACTCCTTCGAACTCCCCGACGAGACGCTGTCCCGGCTCGATACGGCGCTCGCCTACGACAGCTCTCTGCACTCCGCCGCGCACCACAGCGACGGCAGGCGTCGGGAGACGTACCGGCACGTGTGGCTGGTGGCGGACGGTAGTGCCGTCGTCCTGTGGGAGCTGACACACAACACGGCCCCGGACGGGCAGCTCCACCACGAGGTGTACACCGATCTGGAGGAGCTGCGGATCGCCACGGCGAGGCTGCCGCTCCCGAGTGCCGAGCACGAGGCGCTGGAGGCGCCGCCGCTGGTGGTGGACGACAGCGCGGCCGAGCCGCTGCCCGAGCGCGAGTACGAGTGGGGCGACTCCCCGGACCACGCGCGTCGGGTGCTGCGCCGTGCGGAGAACCCGGACCGGCCCGGCGAGGAGGTGGCCGGACTGCTCGCGGGAGCGTTCGCGCACCAGATCACCCAGGCGTTCGGCCGGCTCGACCCGCTGCGGGGCCGCCGTCCCGGCTTCTCCCTCTACGAGCACGCGTTCCTCCTCGCGGACGGCCGCGAGGTGAGTCTCTGGGAGGTCGAGCACACGGCCACCCCCGACGGGCGGCACATGTGCGAGGTCTACGAGACGGAGGCCGCGGCCCAGTCCGCGATGGAGCGCCGGGCCGCCTCCCTCTGA
- a CDS encoding sigma-70 family RNA polymerase sigma factor yields MATRAVARRQPAASGETGAAGSVRATGEIADRDLVGMYLDEIARTPLLDAAKEVELSQTIEAGVYARKILEGEVDSDSAGASREELEALVAEGERAKDVFIRSNLRLVVAVARRYPRSGLPLLDLIQEGNAGLVRAVEKFDYAKGFKFSTYATWWIRQAITRSIADQSRTIRLPVHLVEELGRIRRVQREFNRENGRDPEPAEIAAELSSTAERVTDVLDWARDPVSLNMSVDDEGDTQFGDLLEDTSAVSPEQSVLTLLRSEELDDLIGQLDDRTASIIKMRYGIEDGRERTLTEVGKQHGLTRERIRQIEKHALLELKRMAHDTGFDAAA; encoded by the coding sequence ATGGCAACCCGTGCCGTCGCCCGTCGTCAGCCCGCCGCCTCCGGCGAGACCGGCGCGGCAGGCAGCGTCCGCGCGACCGGCGAGATCGCCGACCGCGACCTTGTGGGCATGTATCTCGACGAGATCGCCCGCACACCGCTGCTGGACGCCGCGAAGGAAGTGGAGCTGTCCCAGACCATCGAGGCCGGGGTCTACGCCCGGAAGATCCTCGAAGGCGAGGTCGACAGCGACTCCGCCGGAGCATCCCGTGAGGAGCTGGAAGCCCTGGTCGCCGAAGGGGAGCGGGCCAAGGACGTCTTCATCCGGTCCAACCTCCGCCTCGTCGTCGCCGTGGCCCGCCGCTACCCACGCAGCGGCCTGCCCCTGCTCGACCTCATCCAGGAGGGGAACGCCGGCCTGGTCCGCGCCGTCGAGAAGTTCGACTACGCCAAGGGCTTCAAGTTCTCCACGTACGCCACCTGGTGGATCCGGCAGGCCATCACCCGCTCCATCGCGGACCAGTCCCGCACCATCCGCCTCCCCGTCCACCTCGTGGAGGAGCTGGGCCGCATCCGCCGCGTCCAGCGCGAGTTCAACCGCGAGAACGGCCGGGACCCCGAGCCCGCCGAGATCGCGGCCGAGCTGAGCAGCACCGCCGAGCGCGTCACCGACGTCCTCGACTGGGCCCGCGACCCGGTCTCGCTCAACATGTCGGTGGACGACGAGGGCGACACCCAGTTCGGCGACCTCCTGGAGGACACCTCCGCGGTCTCCCCCGAGCAGTCCGTCCTCACGCTGCTGCGCAGCGAGGAGCTGGACGACCTCATCGGCCAGCTCGACGACCGCACCGCCTCCATCATCAAGATGCGGTACGGCATCGAGGACGGCCGGGAGCGCACCCTCACGGAGGTCGGCAAGCAGCACGGCCTCACCCGTGAGCGCATCCGCCAGATAGAGAAGCACGCGCTCCTGGAGCTGAAGCGAATGGCGCACGACACCGGCTTCGACGCAGCGGCCTGA
- a CDS encoding dioxygenase family protein — MNAPAERMPALYLSHGAPPLADDPVWPGQLAAWSAGLPRPTAILMVSAHWEEAPLALGAVRTLPLVYDFWGFPEHYYRVQYAAPGAPALADSVRKLLAAPGTPVQDIPDRGLDHGAYVPLVEMYPDADIPVLQMSLPTLDPRRLMDIGRKLAPLRDEGVLIVGSGFFTHNLAALRQSGTPSWSAEFDDWGRAALDSGDVDALLDFTRTSPAGGLAHPRTEHFAPLFVTLGAADATGDLAGQRSVIDGFWMGLAKRSVQFG, encoded by the coding sequence ATGAACGCCCCCGCCGAGCGGATGCCCGCCCTCTACCTCAGTCACGGCGCCCCGCCCCTCGCCGACGACCCCGTCTGGCCCGGTCAGCTCGCCGCCTGGTCCGCCGGCCTGCCCCGCCCCACCGCGATCCTGATGGTCTCCGCCCACTGGGAGGAGGCTCCGCTCGCCCTCGGCGCCGTCCGCACCCTCCCCCTGGTGTACGACTTCTGGGGCTTCCCCGAGCACTACTACCGCGTCCAGTACGCCGCCCCCGGCGCCCCCGCCCTCGCGGACTCGGTCCGCAAACTCCTGGCCGCGCCCGGCACCCCCGTCCAGGACATCCCCGACCGCGGCCTCGACCACGGCGCCTACGTGCCCCTCGTCGAGATGTACCCGGACGCCGACATCCCGGTTCTCCAGATGTCGCTGCCGACCCTGGACCCGCGCCGCCTCATGGACATCGGCCGCAAACTGGCGCCCCTGCGCGACGAGGGCGTCCTGATCGTCGGCAGCGGCTTCTTCACCCACAACCTCGCCGCGCTGCGGCAGAGCGGTACGCCCTCCTGGTCCGCCGAGTTCGACGACTGGGGACGGGCCGCCCTCGACAGCGGCGACGTCGACGCCCTGCTCGACTTCACCCGCACCAGTCCCGCCGGCGGCCTCGCCCACCCCCGCACCGAACACTTCGCCCCGCTCTTCGTCACCCTCGGCGCCGCCGACGCCACCGGTGACCTCGCCGGCCAGCGCAGCGTCATCGACGGCTTCTGGATGGGGCTCGCCAAACGCTCCGTGCAGTTCGGCTAG
- a CDS encoding MarR family winged helix-turn-helix transcriptional regulator: MTISPGDPPEPPRPRWLSDDEQRTWQAYLHATTLLEDHLDRQLQRDAGMPHVYYGLLVQLSEAPEGRLRMTELAEGAKITRSRLSHAVARLEKNGWVRREDCPSDKRGQLAVLTDDGRAMLVRSAPGHVAAVRQALFDRLTPEQVESLGAIMAIVAEGLQPSGRGADVPWRR; this comes from the coding sequence ATGACCATCTCCCCCGGCGATCCGCCCGAGCCCCCGCGGCCGCGCTGGCTCTCCGACGACGAACAGCGCACCTGGCAGGCGTACCTGCACGCGACGACCCTGCTCGAGGACCACCTCGACCGGCAGTTGCAACGCGACGCCGGGATGCCGCACGTCTACTACGGGCTCCTGGTCCAGCTCTCCGAGGCGCCCGAGGGGCGGCTGCGGATGACGGAGCTGGCCGAGGGCGCCAAGATCACCCGCTCACGGCTCTCGCACGCGGTCGCCCGGCTGGAGAAGAACGGCTGGGTACGACGCGAGGACTGCCCGTCCGACAAGCGCGGGCAGCTCGCGGTCCTCACCGACGACGGCCGGGCGATGCTGGTACGCAGCGCGCCCGGCCATGTCGCGGCGGTCCGCCAGGCCCTCTTCGACCGGCTCACCCCGGAACAGGTCGAGTCCCTCGGCGCGATCATGGCGATCGTCGCCGAGGGACTCCAGCCCTCCGGGCGCGGCGCGGACGTGCCCTGGCGGCGTTGA
- a CDS encoding M6 family metalloprotease domain-containing protein, whose product MSRTRQRISGTRRHVLLASVTALTLAVTTSASTGGLLEGPPTAGPAAMARSTVLGPCMISGAMGVQMSEGLPTAPGYTRSTGTVRALNLMIDFPDATGEGSAKDRLAEFFPQTTDWFRTSSYGRLDYRPEAPMTDWLRMPAPFSSYGLDRGAPFDPGYRELVQDIVAEADPEVDFSEYDLLNVLITPNAGPSALETVLSVTFAGNQEAPVADGVPVANASFVYSRQDDGSGSFAQTGYRVLPHENGHVFGLPDLYTADGGAAVGHWDIMSEDWGANNDLLGWHKWKLGWLDDDQVRCASTPGTTEHRLRPLAEKGGTKLVFIPLSGSTGYALEVRTQDGNDEAVCRPGVLVYRVDAEVDTGLGPIEVVDATRDSGGCTRRPNVHAELSDAPFRPGESFDADEDGVRVTVAGADLEGTYTVRVSRK is encoded by the coding sequence ATGTCGCGCACCCGTCAGCGGATATCCGGAACCCGGCGCCACGTCCTGCTCGCCTCGGTCACCGCCCTCACTCTCGCGGTCACCACCTCGGCGAGCACCGGCGGCCTGCTGGAGGGGCCGCCCACGGCGGGTCCGGCCGCGATGGCCCGCTCGACGGTGCTGGGACCCTGCATGATCAGCGGCGCCATGGGCGTCCAGATGTCGGAGGGGCTGCCGACCGCTCCCGGCTACACCCGTTCCACCGGCACCGTCCGCGCCCTCAACCTGATGATCGACTTCCCCGACGCCACCGGCGAGGGCAGCGCCAAGGACCGGCTGGCGGAGTTCTTCCCGCAGACCACGGACTGGTTCCGCACCAGTTCCTACGGACGCCTCGACTACCGCCCCGAGGCCCCCATGACCGACTGGCTGCGTATGCCGGCCCCTTTCTCCTCGTACGGCCTGGACCGGGGCGCGCCCTTCGACCCCGGGTACCGGGAGCTGGTCCAGGACATCGTGGCCGAGGCCGACCCCGAGGTGGACTTCAGCGAGTACGACCTGCTCAACGTCCTCATCACGCCGAACGCCGGGCCGTCGGCCCTGGAGACCGTGCTGTCGGTGACCTTCGCCGGGAACCAGGAGGCACCCGTGGCCGACGGAGTCCCCGTCGCCAACGCCTCGTTCGTCTACAGCCGCCAGGACGACGGCTCGGGCTCCTTCGCCCAGACCGGCTACCGCGTCCTGCCGCACGAGAACGGCCACGTCTTCGGCCTCCCCGACCTGTACACCGCCGACGGCGGGGCGGCGGTCGGCCACTGGGACATCATGAGCGAGGACTGGGGCGCCAACAACGACCTGCTCGGCTGGCACAAGTGGAAGCTCGGCTGGCTCGACGACGACCAGGTCCGCTGCGCCTCGACCCCGGGCACCACCGAACACCGCCTGCGCCCGCTCGCCGAGAAGGGCGGCACCAAACTCGTCTTCATCCCGCTGAGCGGCTCCACCGGTTACGCCCTGGAGGTCCGCACCCAGGACGGCAACGACGAGGCCGTCTGCCGCCCCGGGGTGCTCGTCTACCGCGTCGACGCCGAGGTCGACACCGGGCTCGGCCCGATCGAGGTGGTCGACGCGACCCGCGACAGCGGCGGCTGCACCCGGCGCCCCAACGTCCACGCGGAACTCTCCGACGCGCCGTTCCGCCCCGGGGAGTCCTTCGACGCCGACGAGGACGGCGTCCGGGTCACCGTCGCCGGCGCCGACCTCGAAGGCACCTACACGGTGCGCGTCAGCCGGAAGTGA
- a CDS encoding helix-turn-helix domain-containing protein — MPTQKGRRQKARKQKGRRHRTVNRTPRPVARTRPPGGAGQGEGPAAPAATARTAPPAATSPPPGPPGVTVEPRSGAAPAAAASPTRFPDAPAEVFAPVGAGGLGRTAERSWRHLRAAGAGGAGLDEVSAAAGYQPATVTRHLEGLAERGLARLDGGRWYAVAPGGSGGAVRGAAAAEASAPAPAPASA; from the coding sequence ATGCCTACGCAGAAAGGCCGCCGCCAGAAGGCCCGCAAACAGAAGGGCCGCCGCCACCGCACCGTCAACCGCACCCCGCGCCCCGTCGCCCGGACCCGGCCTCCGGGCGGCGCCGGGCAGGGCGAGGGGCCCGCGGCACCGGCGGCCACCGCCCGTACGGCGCCGCCCGCGGCCACCAGTCCCCCGCCCGGGCCGCCCGGCGTGACGGTCGAGCCCCGGTCCGGCGCGGCACCCGCGGCCGCCGCCTCCCCCACCCGGTTCCCCGACGCCCCCGCCGAGGTCTTCGCCCCCGTCGGCGCGGGCGGACTCGGGCGGACCGCCGAGCGGAGCTGGCGCCACCTGCGCGCCGCCGGCGCCGGCGGCGCGGGACTGGACGAGGTGAGCGCCGCCGCGGGCTACCAGCCGGCCACCGTCACCCGCCATCTGGAGGGCCTCGCCGAGCGCGGCCTCGCCCGGCTGGACGGGGGCCGCTGGTACGCCGTCGCACCGGGCGGCTCAGGAGGCGCCGTTCGCGGTGCGGCCGCCGCCGAGGCGTCCGCCCCCGCACCGGCTCCGGCGTCTGCCTGA